One window from the genome of Sphaerotilus microaerophilus encodes:
- the nuoI gene encoding NADH-quinone oxidoreductase subunit NuoI, translating to MSAVTPLKDFISSFMLLELLKGLKLTGRHFFQRTVTVQFPEEKTPLSPRFRGLHAQRRYESGEERCIACKLCEAVCPAMAITIEVAQREDGSRRTSRYDIDLTKCIFCGFCEESCPVDAIVETHIFEYHGEKRGDLYFTKDMLLAVGDRYEKEIAANKEADAKYR from the coding sequence ATGTCAGCCGTGACCCCCCTCAAGGACTTCATCTCCAGCTTCATGCTGCTGGAGCTGCTCAAGGGCCTCAAGCTCACCGGTCGCCACTTCTTCCAGCGCACCGTCACCGTGCAGTTCCCGGAAGAGAAGACGCCGCTGAGCCCACGCTTTCGGGGCCTGCATGCGCAACGCCGCTACGAGAGTGGCGAAGAGCGCTGCATCGCCTGCAAGCTCTGCGAAGCCGTTTGCCCGGCGATGGCGATCACCATCGAGGTGGCGCAGCGCGAGGATGGCAGCCGCCGCACCAGCCGCTACGACATCGACCTGACCAAGTGCATCTTCTGCGGTTTCTGCGAAGAGAGCTGCCCGGTCGACGCGATCGTCGAGACGCACATCTTCGAGTATCACGGCGAGAAGCGTGGCGACCTGTACTTCACGAAGGACATGTTGCTGGCGGTCGGCGATCGCTACGAGAAGGAAATTGCAGCCAACAAGGAGGCGGACGCCAAGTACCGCTGA
- a CDS encoding NADH-quinone oxidoreductase subunit J, producing MDTTTALFYVFSALLLFAGFRVITARSPVHSALYLVLAFFNASCVWMLLEAEFLAISLVLVYVGAVMVLFLFVVMMLDINIDLLRQGFWKHFPVAGAVGAIIALEMAWVLQRGFNVTAAKPMAGSDKLPNAKLLGVEIYTNYLYPLQIAAVLLLVGIIAAIALTLRRRKDVKGQNPSEQVRARAADRVRIVKMAPVIEAPSVPSADGNASKGQA from the coding sequence ATGGACACCACCACCGCGCTCTTCTACGTCTTCTCGGCCCTCTTGCTCTTTGCAGGCTTTCGCGTCATCACGGCGCGCAGCCCGGTGCATTCGGCCCTCTACCTCGTGCTGGCCTTCTTCAACGCCTCGTGCGTTTGGATGCTGCTGGAGGCGGAGTTCCTCGCCATCTCGCTCGTGCTGGTGTACGTCGGCGCGGTGATGGTGCTGTTCCTCTTCGTCGTGATGATGCTCGACATCAACATCGACCTGCTGCGCCAGGGTTTCTGGAAGCATTTCCCGGTGGCTGGTGCAGTCGGCGCCATCATCGCCCTGGAAATGGCCTGGGTGCTCCAGCGCGGCTTCAACGTCACGGCCGCCAAGCCGATGGCGGGTAGCGACAAGCTGCCCAATGCCAAGCTGCTGGGCGTCGAGATCTACACCAACTACCTGTATCCGCTGCAGATCGCTGCGGTGCTGCTGCTGGTGGGCATCATCGCCGCGATCGCGCTGACGCTGCGGCGTCGCAAGGATGTCAAGGGCCAGAACCCGTCCGAGCAGGTGCGTGCGCGTGCTGCCGACCGGGTCCGCATCGTGAAGATGGCGCCCGTCATCGAGGCCCCGTCGGTGCCCTCCGCTGATGGCAACGCGTCGAAAGGACAAGCCTGA
- the nuoK gene encoding NADH-quinone oxidoreductase subunit NuoK: MMVSLGHYLTLGAILFALSVIGIFLNRKNLIVLLMAIELMLLAVNLNFVAFSHYLGDMAGQVFVFFILTVAAAESAIGLAILVVLFRNRSTINVDELDTLKG, translated from the coding sequence CTGATGGTCTCCCTCGGACATTACCTGACGCTGGGTGCGATCCTGTTCGCGCTGTCGGTGATCGGCATCTTCCTGAACCGGAAGAACCTGATCGTGCTGCTGATGGCCATCGAGCTGATGCTGCTGGCGGTCAACCTGAACTTCGTGGCGTTCTCGCACTACCTGGGTGACATGGCGGGGCAGGTCTTCGTCTTCTTCATCCTGACGGTGGCGGCTGCCGAGTCGGCGATCGGTCTGGCCATCCTGGTGGTGCTGTTCCGCAATCGCTCGACCATCAATGTCGACGAACTCGACACCCTGAAGGGCTGA
- the nuoL gene encoding NADH-quinone oxidoreductase subunit L — translation MSALSQSTLLAVPLAPLAGAVIAGFFGKSIGRRGAHVVTILGVLVAFILSALTLRDVVDGARFNATVYEWMVLGGLKMEVGFLVDGLTAMMMVVVTFVSLMVHIYTIGYMEEDPGYQRFFSYISLFTFSMLMLVMSNNFLQLFFGWEAVGLVSYLLIGFWFKRPTAIFANMKAFLVNRVGDFGFILGIGLIVAYAGTLNYAETFAKAGEYSKLTMPGSDWQLITVTCICLFIGAMGKSAQFPLHVWLPDSMEGPTPISALIHAATMVTAGIFMVARMSPLFELSDTALNFILIIGAITALFMGFLGIIQNDIKRVVAYSTLSQLGYMTMALGASAYSVAVFHLMTHAFFKALLFLAAGSVIIGMHHDQDIRNMGGLRKYMPITWITSLLGSLALIGTPFFAGFYSKDSIIEALHASHLPAAHWAYWASVIGVFVTAFYSFRMYFLVFHGKEHFHHKPFPGEHDHHDDDHGHAHTPHESPWVVTAPLLLLAIPSVVIGFMTIQPMLYGEFFKDSILVNVAAHPAMKELAHEFHGAVAMATHAFGTLPFWLAAAGVATAYVFYMVAPGIPAAIGRALAPLVTVMENKYYMDWINEHILAAGARLLGRSLWKGGDVALIDGFAINGSAKVVGWVASLVRLFQTGYIYHYALVMLLGVFALMTWFVWLAR, via the coding sequence ATGTCTGCGCTCTCACAATCGACCCTTCTGGCGGTGCCGCTGGCACCCCTGGCCGGGGCCGTGATTGCCGGCTTCTTCGGCAAGTCCATCGGCCGCCGCGGCGCGCACGTCGTCACGATCCTCGGGGTGCTGGTTGCCTTCATCCTGTCCGCGCTGACGCTGCGCGACGTGGTGGATGGTGCCCGCTTCAACGCCACCGTCTACGAGTGGATGGTGCTCGGTGGTCTCAAGATGGAGGTCGGCTTCCTGGTCGACGGCCTGACCGCGATGATGATGGTGGTGGTGACCTTCGTGTCGCTGATGGTGCACATCTACACCATCGGCTACATGGAAGAGGACCCGGGCTACCAGCGCTTCTTCAGCTACATCTCGCTGTTCACCTTCTCGATGCTCATGCTGGTCATGAGCAACAACTTCCTGCAGCTGTTCTTCGGCTGGGAGGCGGTGGGCCTGGTGTCGTATCTGCTGATCGGCTTCTGGTTCAAGCGGCCCACGGCGATCTTCGCCAACATGAAGGCCTTCCTGGTCAATCGGGTGGGTGACTTCGGCTTCATCCTCGGTATCGGCCTGATCGTCGCTTATGCAGGCACGCTCAACTATGCAGAGACCTTTGCGAAGGCGGGCGAGTACAGCAAGCTGACCATGCCGGGCAGTGACTGGCAACTGATCACCGTCACTTGCATCTGCCTCTTCATCGGTGCGATGGGCAAGAGCGCGCAGTTCCCGCTGCACGTGTGGCTGCCGGATTCGATGGAAGGCCCGACCCCGATCTCCGCGCTGATCCACGCCGCCACCATGGTGACGGCCGGCATCTTCATGGTCGCGCGCATGTCGCCGTTGTTCGAGCTGTCGGACACCGCGCTGAACTTCATCCTCATCATCGGCGCGATCACCGCGCTGTTCATGGGCTTCCTGGGCATCATCCAGAACGACATCAAGCGGGTGGTCGCCTACTCGACGCTGTCGCAGCTGGGCTACATGACGATGGCGCTGGGCGCCTCGGCCTACTCGGTCGCGGTGTTCCACCTGATGACCCACGCCTTCTTCAAGGCGCTGCTGTTCCTCGCGGCCGGCTCGGTGATCATCGGCATGCACCATGATCAGGACATCCGCAACATGGGCGGCTTGCGCAAGTACATGCCCATCACCTGGATCACCTCGCTGCTGGGTTCGCTCGCGTTGATCGGCACACCGTTCTTCGCTGGCTTCTACTCGAAGGACTCGATCATCGAGGCACTGCACGCCAGCCATCTGCCCGCTGCCCACTGGGCCTACTGGGCCTCGGTGATCGGCGTGTTCGTGACCGCCTTCTACTCATTCCGGATGTACTTCCTGGTCTTCCACGGCAAGGAGCATTTCCATCACAAGCCGTTCCCGGGCGAGCACGACCACCATGACGACGATCATGGCCATGCGCACACGCCGCACGAGTCGCCCTGGGTGGTGACCGCACCGCTGCTGTTGTTGGCGATTCCCTCGGTGGTGATCGGTTTCATGACGATCCAGCCGATGCTGTACGGCGAGTTCTTCAAGGATTCGATCCTCGTGAATGTGGCGGCCCACCCGGCGATGAAGGAACTCGCCCACGAGTTCCACGGTGCCGTGGCGATGGCCACGCATGCGTTCGGCACGCTGCCGTTCTGGCTGGCTGCGGCTGGCGTGGCAACGGCCTACGTCTTCTACATGGTGGCGCCCGGCATCCCTGCGGCCATCGGCCGCGCGCTGGCACCGCTGGTGACCGTGATGGAAAACAAGTACTACATGGACTGGATCAACGAGCACATCCTTGCTGCCGGTGCGCGCCTGTTGGGGCGCAGCCTGTGGAAGGGTGGCGACGTGGCCTTGATCGACGGGTTCGCGATCAACGGCTCGGCCAAGGTCGTGGGCTGGGTGGCATCGCTGGTGCGCCTGTTCCAGACGGGCTATATCTACCACTACGCACTCGTCATGCTGCTGGGCGTCTTTGCCCTCATGACCTGGTTCGTGTGGCTGGCTCGCTGA